One Paenibacillus riograndensis SBR5 DNA segment encodes these proteins:
- a CDS encoding IDEAL domain-containing protein — protein MDKMKATYEVMLGLAAEMVWDEALRKRRTDILYREIDTALAAGDKTAFRNLTEELKSLA, from the coding sequence ATGGACAAAATGAAGGCTACCTATGAAGTGATGCTAGGACTTGCGGCAGAAATGGTGTGGGATGAAGCGCTGCGAAAGCGTCGTACCGACATCTTGTACCGGGAGATCGACACGGCGCTGGCTGCCGGAGATAAGACGGCGTTCCGCAATCTGACGGAGGAATTGAAAAGTCTGGCCTAA
- a CDS encoding DUF2487 family protein, producing the protein MKFSDFTAESWLENRKYYDTCLLPYTGLSGMESPPEAAEALERLRDFLDLVEKPYQGRIVTYPALQYNGAESAAFINEVCRKVKSSGFQYVIVLSADLSLAGSGIIESDLVLSLPDVEAFQHKPVRSCIRDEIEALWNK; encoded by the coding sequence ATGAAATTCAGTGATTTTACGGCCGAGAGCTGGCTGGAGAACCGGAAGTACTATGATACCTGCCTGCTCCCGTATACAGGACTTAGCGGCATGGAGAGTCCGCCTGAAGCCGCGGAGGCATTGGAGAGATTGCGTGACTTTTTGGATCTCGTGGAAAAACCATATCAGGGCCGTATCGTGACCTACCCGGCTTTACAGTACAATGGGGCCGAAAGCGCAGCTTTTATAAATGAGGTTTGCCGAAAAGTCAAATCCAGCGGTTTCCAGTATGTGATTGTGCTGTCAGCGGACCTCTCTCTGGCCGGGAGCGGGATTATTGAAAGCGATTTAGTTCTCTCCCTGCCTGACGTTGAGGCTTTTCAGCACAAGCCGGTGAGAAGCTGCATCAGAGATGAAATCGAGGCGTTATGGAACAAATGA
- a CDS encoding ubiquinol-cytochrome c reductase iron-sulfur subunit, with the protein MSSHNNEHESIPQGPPSRKEMSRRQFLTYTLGGATAFMGAGAILPMIRFAVDPVLHKKGAGEFIKVAETAKITDVPQEFTFELPQQDGWYASTATLTAWIRKDENGEIYALSPICKHLGCTVGWNNDKAYPDEYHCPCHGARYTKIGKNLAVAPKPLDQYKTKIDGDWVYLGEIVPNTEVKKEA; encoded by the coding sequence ATGAGCAGCCATAATAACGAGCACGAGTCAATTCCACAAGGACCTCCCAGCCGGAAAGAGATGTCCAGGCGGCAGTTTTTAACGTATACACTGGGAGGGGCAACGGCATTTATGGGAGCAGGTGCGATTCTGCCCATGATCCGTTTCGCGGTGGACCCGGTATTACATAAGAAAGGTGCGGGGGAATTCATCAAGGTAGCCGAGACTGCCAAGATAACCGATGTCCCGCAAGAGTTCACCTTCGAACTTCCCCAACAGGACGGGTGGTATGCCAGTACAGCTACGCTGACGGCGTGGATCCGCAAAGACGAGAACGGAGAAATTTATGCGCTTTCACCAATCTGCAAGCATCTGGGCTGTACGGTGGGCTGGAACAATGACAAGGCGTATCCGGATGAATATCACTGCCCATGCCATGGAGCCAGGTATACGAAGATCGGCAAAAATCTGGCTGTAGCCCCCAAGCCCCTGGACCAGTACAAAACCAAAATTGATGGAGACTGGGTCTATCTGGGTGAGATCGTCCCCAATACAGAGGTTAAAAAGGAGGCGTAG
- a CDS encoding gamma carbonic anhydrase family protein produces MRIGYGNYIPQLDESVYVAEGAKLVGDVRIGRQSSVWFNAVLRGDLAPVIIGDRCNIQDGTVGHVAEGLPLVLGDDISVGHSAIIHGCRIGKGTLIGMGAIVLNGAEIGEYALIGAGSIVTENKIIPPYTLSLGSPARVIRELTEQDLQRMARTCESYVLKASEYGRI; encoded by the coding sequence ATGCGGATTGGTTATGGGAACTACATACCGCAGCTTGACGAGTCTGTATACGTGGCGGAGGGTGCGAAGCTGGTAGGTGACGTAAGAATTGGACGACAGTCCAGTGTCTGGTTCAACGCCGTCCTCCGGGGGGATTTAGCTCCGGTAATAATCGGCGACCGCTGCAATATCCAGGATGGTACCGTGGGGCATGTGGCAGAAGGACTGCCGCTGGTATTGGGGGATGACATATCGGTCGGCCATTCTGCAATCATCCATGGCTGCAGGATAGGCAAAGGTACATTAATCGGAATGGGTGCAATTGTATTGAACGGTGCGGAGATTGGTGAATATGCTTTAATAGGAGCCGGTTCTATTGTAACCGAAAACAAAATCATTCCGCCCTATACCCTATCACTCGGTTCACCTGCCAGAGTGATTCGTGAATTAACGGAGCAGGATCTTCAGAGGATGGCCCGCACATGCGAGAGCTATGTACTTAAAGCAAGTGAATATGGAAGGATCTAA